From the Sulfuriferula nivalis genome, the window ACACAAAGTGCACTTCTTCATTGTGCCAGATTCTCTGTCCAATTCCCGAGCGCCATAAGGACATGCCCATGAGCAGTAATTACATCCCATGCACTTGGTTTGATCAACCAAAACAATACCATCTTCCGCACGTTTGTATGACGCACCAGTTGGGCATACCGTCACACAGTCCGCATCTTCACAATGCATACATGACATAGGAAAATTAATAGTCTTATTGTTGGGATACTCACCCACTTCGTAACTACGTATACGATTAAACCAAACCCCGGATGGCTGAGCTCCATAAGGTTGATAATCAGTCAACGGAGCAGTCGCACCAGACGCATTCCATTCTTTGCAGGCAATCGCACAAGCATGACACCCCACGCACACATCCAAATCAATTACTAAACCTAATCTCATTTATCTCTTCCTAAAAATCAAGCCTGTTCATTATCTTCTGGACGCGTGCTATAACGCAGCGTATCAGGGCGCTCACCATCATCCCATGGCAATGGCTTCAATGGAGGGAACTCTGGCCAACTGCCTGTCTCTCCTTCAGCTGCCTTGGATATCTTCACGCGCAAGTCAAACCATGCCGCCTGTCCCGTAACAGGGTCGGAATTAGTAATGCGACGCTCACCCTTTTTAGCTGGAAGCAACTCTGAAATAAGGTGATTTAGCAGAAAGCCATTTTTAGCTTCCGATGCTTCTGGCTTCAGACCCCAAGCACCACCCTGCTTACCAATTGCATTCCACGTCCATACTGTATTTTCTTGCGTACCTTCCATAGTGCGCATTTGGCAACGAATCTTGCCGTTATGCGACTCAACCCAAATCCAGTCAAAATCTTTTAATCCCATACGGGTAGCCTGACCACGATTCATGTACATATAGTTTTGCGCAAGTATCTGACGCAACCATACGTTTTGCGAATCCCATGAGTGATACATCAACATTGGACGCTGAGTTAATGCGAAGAACGGATATTCATTTGCATCCACACGCTCTTGTTCCAACGGCTTATACCACATAGGCAATGGATCAAAATAGGTTGCCAGGCGTTCGCGATCTACTGGATTATTAGGCTGAGGCCCATCATACAAACCCTGACCCGCCAATCTAAATTTTTGCAGTGGTTCTGAATAAATTTGCATCGTAATCGGCTCGGACTTACCTACGAAACCAACTTCAGCAGCAATATCCAAATACTCCTTGTTTGCAAAACGATTGTATTTTTGACTGTCTGGCCAATGGTGCGCAAAGAAAGACTCGTTTTCTATGTACTTTTCCCATTGTTTTGGATTTGGCTCGCCCTTAAGCGACTTTTCACCATTTTTACCACGCCAACCCGCAAGGAAACCTATACCAGGCGCGCGCTCATAATTGACGATAAAATCAGGATAATCCTTGAATTTAGGCGTTCCATCTGCATTAGTAAACGCTGGAAACTTGAGACGCCCCGCCAACTCCACCATCACTTCTTGCCATGGGCGCACATCCCTATCCAGCTTCAATAACGGATAACGGATTGCATCAGCAGCTGCATCAGGCTCTGATATAGGTCGGTCTAACAGCGAAATCGTATCATAACGTTCCAAATAGGTTGTATCCGGCAATACCAGGTCAGCAAAGTTAACCATTTCCGAATGGAATGCATCAACGACTACCAAGAACGGGATCTTATGTTGATCTGGTTTAGCCGGATCCTTTTCTCGTAACATATCCTGCACATTCTTGGTATTCATTGTCGAATTCCAAGCCATGTTAGACATAAACAGCAACAATGTATCAATAGGGTATGGATCGTGGTTTGTTGCGTTAGTAATTACCATATGCATCAAACCATGAGATGCAATAGGTATTTCCCAAGAATAAGCCTTATCGATCCGCAATGGATTACCCTGCTTATCTATTACCAAATCTTCTGGGCGTGTTGGAAAACCTAGCGGTGTTTTTGATAATGGCGTATTTGGTGCATTGATTACATCGATATTGTTTTCCGGCAACTGATGCGGCGGAATTGGCTTAGGGTAAGGCGCTCGCGCACGGAAATTACCTGGGCCATCCAGCGCACCCAACATAATCTGTATCAGATGAACTGCACGACAAGCATGGAAACCGTTGGAATGTGCAGCGATACCACGCATCGCATACATTGCTACCGGACGGCCTATGACTTTATCATGCTGACGACCCCAGCTATCGGTCCACTGTATATCTAGCTCTACTGTTTCTTTGAACGCCACATGCGCCATCTCTAACGCCATGCGCTCTATAGTTTCTGCAGACACACCACATTCCTGCGCAACATTTTCGGGCGCGTAACGATCATCTAAGTAACGCTCTGCAGTTAGCGTCATGACCGTTTTAACTGGACGACCATCAGGAGCAACATAATTCCCAAATAATGCAGGGGCTATATCTTTATCCAGCCCATTTACAAATCCAGCCTTTTCTATGTCCCAAACCAGAGGATTACCCTGCTCATCACGCAAGAACAAGCCATGGCCTTTCTGCCCAGGAGTATCAACCACCAGCCAAGCCGAGTTCGTGTAACGAACCAGGAATTCCCAGTCAAACAATTCACGTGACAACAAGACATGCACTACAGACAGCGCCAGCAGACCATCCATACCCGGCTTAATAGGTATCCATTCATCAGCGATTGCAGAATACCCTGTACGCACAGGATTAACTGAAACGAACTTCCCACCATGGCGCTTTAGTTTCTCTAAACCAATTTTAATTGGATTGGATGAGTGATCTTCAGCTACGCCCCACATTATGAAATACTTGGCATAATCCCAATCTGGCGCGCCAAATTCCCAGAACGAGAAACCTATAGAATACAAACCTGCCGCCGCCATATTGACAGAACAAAATCCACCGTGTGCAGCCCAGTTAGGCGTACCAAACTGTTGCGCCCACAAACCTGTTAACGCCTGCATCTGATCTCGACCAGTAAAGAAAGCAAGCTTAGAGGGATTCGTGGCGCGAATATCAGCCAGACGCGTGGTTAACATATCCAACGCCTGATCCCATTCAATCTCAACAAACTCACCACTACCACGCTCAGCGCCAGGCTTGCGCATCAACGGTTTACGCAACTTAGCAGCAGAATACTGTTTCATAATGCCCGCAGACCCCTTGGCACACAACACACCCTGATTGGTAGGGTGATTGCGATTACCTTGAATAAAGCGGACTTTATTCTCTTCCAAAGTCACTTTAATACCACAACGGCACGCGCACATATAACAAGTGGTGAACTTGATTTCTTGATTGTCGTGATTTTCTATTTTAACGATAGCGTTCATAATTGAATAACGGAATAGGTTTAAGGTTAATACACCAGAATTTCATATTTTCCCCCATGCACAACACTTTAGGCAAACTATAATCTTTAATGGGGCTATAAATATTATCAAAAGAACTTCTTCGCTTAGCTAGTTGTTTACGCCCCTGACTTTCCATGCTATATTTTGCTATATTTTTTGCAGCCGTTTCTGGATTCACCACATCTTTATTCATTTAAAATCAAGCGTTACGCTTTAGCAATTACTTTTAGGAGTGCAGCAGTGGACAAGACCAACTTTAAAGAAAATACTCGTTACACAGTAGCTTGGCGTGCAACAGATGGCAAAATTCGCCCAGCAAACATTTACGTTTATAAAATGTTTGAATCTGCGATGATTGCACGCATGACGGACAAAGCAGGATTTTTATACAAAATTGCTTATGACGACATTACCAAGATTGTTAAAGAAATTGCTGTTGAAACAGAAAACCAGTTCCACATTCCAGCTGCAGTGCTGGATGAGAAGGTTTGGAAAGATCGCTCCATGATGGAACGTTACTCTTCTTCGCCACACATGGGCAAATAAGCAATTAACACCTAACGGCGATTTACTCGCCGTTTTTTATTCCCGCTTGACAACCATTCTCCAAGCGCTAAACTGAATCACTCCTACATACTCGTTTTAATTTAGCTTGAACGACATCCCTATTGCCATCCTATTGGCGGCACTTTTTGTTTTACTTGCGCTATCTGCATTTTTTTCCGCCTCAGAAACCAGCATGATGGCACTTAATCGCTATCGTTTACGGCACCTAGCCAACCAAGGCAATCAGAATGCCAAACGCACCGCATTATTGCTAGCCAATACAGACAAACTGCTGGGTGTAATTTTACTAGGCAATAATTTAATCAATGCAGCATCTGCCACCCTAGTCACCATCATTTCAATCAGACTATTTGGTAATAGCGAATGGGTGCTAGGTGCAGCAACACTTGCCGTCACCTTTGCAATTCTGGTGTTTAGCGAAGTCACACCTAAAGTGATAGGCGCAGCTTACCCTGAAAACATTGCGTTACCTGCCAGCTTCATCCTGCGCCCGCTATTGACACTAGCCTACCCCATAGTCTGGTTCGTCAATCTTTTTGTGCAAGTTCTACTCAAAGCGTTACGACTAAAGCCCAACAACGACACAGGACACACTTTGGGAATAGAAGAGCTCAGAACCATCATTTTTGAATCAGGAAAACTACTCCCCCCTACCCACAAGAGCATACTAATCAACTTATTAGACTTGGAAAACATCACCGTGGATGACATCATGACGCCACGAAGTCAGATGGAAGCCATCGCGCTGGATGATTCTGCAACCAATATTACCAAACATCTTATCAGCAGCCACCACACACGCATCCCTATTTATCGAGATCAACCCAATGAAATAATCGGTATACTTCATCTACGTGACATTGCTCGCGATCTGCGCCAACAAGACATTAGTAGCGACATCATCCTTGCCAACGTAAAAACTCCATACTTCATTCCCTCTGGCACCTTATTATTTACTCAATTACGCC encodes:
- a CDS encoding 4Fe-4S dicluster domain-containing protein; this translates as MRLGLVIDLDVCVGCHACAIACKEWNASGATAPLTDYQPYGAQPSGVWFNRIRSYEVGEYPNNKTINFPMSCMHCEDADCVTVCPTGASYKRAEDGIVLVDQTKCMGCNYCSWACPYGARELDRESGTMKKCTLCIDRIYDTFMPVEERQPACVLTCPAHARMFGDMDDANSAVSVVIRERGGYQLMPELGYNPTNHYLPVRKATPISTDNMGKSGFKDRLKGIVNKVVKR
- a CDS encoding molybdopterin oxidoreductase family protein produces the protein MNAIVKIENHDNQEIKFTTCYMCACRCGIKVTLEENKVRFIQGNRNHPTNQGVLCAKGSAGIMKQYSAAKLRKPLMRKPGAERGSGEFVEIEWDQALDMLTTRLADIRATNPSKLAFFTGRDQMQALTGLWAQQFGTPNWAAHGGFCSVNMAAAGLYSIGFSFWEFGAPDWDYAKYFIMWGVAEDHSSNPIKIGLEKLKRHGGKFVSVNPVRTGYSAIADEWIPIKPGMDGLLALSVVHVLLSRELFDWEFLVRYTNSAWLVVDTPGQKGHGLFLRDEQGNPLVWDIEKAGFVNGLDKDIAPALFGNYVAPDGRPVKTVMTLTAERYLDDRYAPENVAQECGVSAETIERMALEMAHVAFKETVELDIQWTDSWGRQHDKVIGRPVAMYAMRGIAAHSNGFHACRAVHLIQIMLGALDGPGNFRARAPYPKPIPPHQLPENNIDVINAPNTPLSKTPLGFPTRPEDLVIDKQGNPLRIDKAYSWEIPIASHGLMHMVITNATNHDPYPIDTLLLFMSNMAWNSTMNTKNVQDMLREKDPAKPDQHKIPFLVVVDAFHSEMVNFADLVLPDTTYLERYDTISLLDRPISEPDAAADAIRYPLLKLDRDVRPWQEVMVELAGRLKFPAFTNADGTPKFKDYPDFIVNYERAPGIGFLAGWRGKNGEKSLKGEPNPKQWEKYIENESFFAHHWPDSQKYNRFANKEYLDIAAEVGFVGKSEPITMQIYSEPLQKFRLAGQGLYDGPQPNNPVDRERLATYFDPLPMWYKPLEQERVDANEYPFFALTQRPMLMYHSWDSQNVWLRQILAQNYMYMNRGQATRMGLKDFDWIWVESHNGKIRCQMRTMEGTQENTVWTWNAIGKQGGAWGLKPEASEAKNGFLLNHLISELLPAKKGERRITNSDPVTGQAAWFDLRVKISKAAEGETGSWPEFPPLKPLPWDDGERPDTLRYSTRPEDNEQA
- a CDS encoding HlyC/CorC family transporter, which produces MNDIPIAILLAALFVLLALSAFFSASETSMMALNRYRLRHLANQGNQNAKRTALLLANTDKLLGVILLGNNLINAASATLVTIISIRLFGNSEWVLGAATLAVTFAILVFSEVTPKVIGAAYPENIALPASFILRPLLTLAYPIVWFVNLFVQVLLKALRLKPNNDTGHTLGIEELRTIIFESGKLLPPTHKSILINLLDLENITVDDIMTPRSQMEAIALDDSATNITKHLISSHHTRIPIYRDQPNEIIGILHLRDIARDLRQQDISSDIILANVKTPYFIPSGTLLFTQLRQFQENKRKLGIIVDEYGELLGLLTLEDILEEIIGELRQTSHNHSLDCIPQPDGSWLVEGGTPIRTINRRLKLALPEIGPKTLNGLILERLEDIPESGTTIKIADHPIEIMQIHDRAVKTARIYPKQPTT